The DNA sequence TATCAAATAGGTCATCAATGTATTGCCAGTTATATGTATATTTTCCATCCTTTTCAAATATTGGAAACATATCATCGTGAAAAATACCATGAAACCTCACAAATTCAAATCCACATTCTTTGTGTACTTTTTCTAACTGTTCCAACCATCCAGCACGTAAACCTTCATTAGCACGACCTGCTCCCACACTTTTACTCCAAAAGTGTTCAAATTTTTCTCCACTTTGACTAACATTTACTTTTACCTCTTGAGAGAATACCGTGAACATGGACAGCATAAAAGCTCCAATAATTAATAATTTCTTCATATTAATTTTCTTTAATTAAATTTGACATTCTTAACAAACTCATTTGTTATTACTTGTTTTACATCAACTTTTTTCCCATCTAATACAACATTATCAAATACAATATTTTCAACCAAATGCTCATCATCATATCCCACTAACTCCATACTTGCATGGTCTATTATCGTATACGGTTTCCAATCTGGTCCATCCTGAAAACCTGTAAGTGTCGTATCTATAGGAGCCGAAGTCGCTGTAATATTTTTAAAAGTCACATTTTTAATATGACCGCGTTCTTCGGTTTCTGTCCATCTTGTTTTTCCTATCCAACACGAAATTAATCGACGCGCTTCTTCAATTCTGATATTATCAAACATAACATTACTAATCACAGCATCATCACAATGGTATACTCTTAATGCGGTTTCTCTTCCTACATCATGAATAACATCACAGTCTTCAAAAAGTACATTGCTGATGTTTTCATGCACCTCTGCTCCTATACTTAGTGAATGTGCAAGCTCATTCCAAATTACACATTTACGCGTATGAACATTATTAACTTCTCCATAACCTCCAAATGACTTAATAACTACAGCATCATCAAAGGTTCTCATAAAGCAGTTTTCAACCAAAACATCTCTACTACTAGTAATATCTACGCCATCTGCATTACCTCTCCATCCTATAATTTTTATATTATCTACATGTACATTATCTGAACTTTGAATAGGAATAGTCCAATGACTTGGGTCAAAAATGGCCACACCTTCGATAGTTACGTCTTTAGCCTTGTGAGCTAAAATAGTATATCGCCTTACCTTTTTAGGAATAGCACTCTGATCTATAATCCCTCGACCTCTGATACTTACATTTTTTCCTTCTAAAATAAATGTTGGTTTTTTTCTTAAGTGACCTCGTATTTCAATTTCTCCATCTTGGTCTGGTACACCACAACGGATATATGCTCCACCAGCTATATAGATAGTTTGATTATCGGATACCGTTACTTGGGACACATCATGTACTCCTGGGCCAAAATAAATCACATTTGGATCATCTGGATTTGGAATATTTTCTTCAAACGGATTAGCTAATATGTGTAAAGACTCATGCCATTCTCCATTCACTTCAACCGTTACATGACCAGGTTCTTTTAATTGAAATGTGATTTTAGTTCCTTCTATTATTGGTTTAATACCATAGGATGTTGGTAAAACTTTAACCGTCTTCACTGGAGTAGAACAAGCTATAGATACGGTAACACTTTCATTCATATCAAATGATGCTATAGAAGCTAAACCGTATCCTCCTCGCAAGGGGTTTAAACGAGGAATGGGTTTAGAGGGTGGAATTTTTGTATTATAAACCGGTACATTTTGTTCTTCGACCGTAACCTCAAAAGATTCTGACAATTTAATTTCTTTTGGTGCAGGATAAACCTTTACTTTTTGTGCAAAGGAATTAAACCCTAAAAAAAATACTATACTACATAGTAATATTGTTTTTCCTAATTTATTAACCATAATATCAATGTTTATAATTTTATTTTTTTGGATATAACATTCATTCATTTTCAAAAACTTGTTCTAATTTTATGTAATCGATAGCTAATTCTCCTTTTGATGGTTTCCAGTCACTTTTAAAAATTCGAACAAGATTATCGCCTTCTTTCAACTCTACGATACCAAAATCAATTTCTGTAAAAGTTTTAGATTGTGGGAATTTAAACTCGCGATACAAATGACTATTGATTAATATATTGTGATTAGACTCGCCTTCTGGTGATGCATATCTCACTTTAAATCTAAATTTAGATGGTTTAGCAACTTGGGCTAACATAGACACATGGTCGTACGGATTATCGAAATTGGTAACATAGCCTTTTCCGCTATAGTCTTTTAAATACGTATCTACAAATACATTGTACAAGTTTCCTCCTGCAGCAAAACCGCTTTCGGCTTCCAATTTCATTGTCACTCTAGTACGTTCAGCTTTTCCTAAACCTTTTTTTGAAGGGATAATCGGAATGATATTACCGGCTTTATCATATTCTAAATAATCTGCCATTGAAGACCGTGTTTCACTTAATCCGCCAGACAACCACGCGCTGTGATAAAACATAATATCTTTCCCTTTATAGTTTACAACACCACCGTGATTGGTCCCGCTTTGTCCTTCAAAATCATCTATAAACACACCTTTAAACGTGTATGGTCCTAAAGGCTTATCGGCTACTGCATAAAACATTTTTTCTGGCCAGCGTCTCGGCGTTAAGCCCGGATAAGTTAAATAATAGGTGCCGTTACGTTTGTGGACCCAAGGCCCTTCAAACACATGGGTTAACTGCTTGGTTAAATCAACATAGGTTTCTGGTTTTATAGACATAAGGTCCTCATTCAATTCTGCGGCATAACACTGTCTATCGTGACCCCAATACAGATAAGGTGTGCCATCGTCGTCAATAAAAATAGCAGGGTCCTGCCCAAACTCTACGCCCTTAACATAACCTAAATCTGTAAAAGGACCTTGCGGGACATCGCTACGTGCAATTCCGGTTCTAAACAATCCAATACCCGCTTCTTTCATACAGTACACCAAATAATATTGCCCACGATAATACGTGGCATCCATGGCCCAAGCATGACTCTCTGCCCACTCTACATTTTCTAAATGCAAAATTCTACCGTGGTCTGTCCAATTCACCAAATCTGTTGTAGAAAAGGCGTGGTAACCTGTCATGCCGTAATGGTTATTAGATCCAGGCTCATCGTGAGAGGTGTACACCCACAAAGTATTGGGATCGTCTGGCCACACATGAGGAGATGGATCTGCTGTAAATACATTTGTGAAAATGGGATTTTGAGAGACCCCGATTGCCACACTTAAAAGCGCAGTTAACAGTAATAATTTGGTTTTCATTTTAAAATAGTTTTGTCTGTCTGTCAATCTTTTTAAAAAGCTATTATCTTTTGTTGACTTTTATAAGCGTTCCTTTGTTTTCTATAATCTCACCTTTGGTGATTATACTGCTATTACTAGCCTGAACACCTATTTTAATAGGCATTTTGGTTTCGTTTCTTAAATTTAAATTGGTGGTTTCTGCCTCACCGTAAGGAGACATCGCTTCTCCATGCTCTGGATGCGTATACCCCACCAAAATAGGTAAGTCTGTTTGACGTGTTTTACCGTTTTCCGATTTTAATACTATGGTATTATCAGCCCCTTGAATGGTTGCTAAAGCATGCACCAGACGGTCTGATTCTGCATCATCTACAATTAAATCGACTTTAACGCCACTACCTTCAACAAATAATAATGGTCCGTAATTGGCATCGCCTTTACAATTTTTAACCACGGAATTATCTCCTATCCAATACCCGCGTTCTGTCCCTATAGTTGTACAGTTTTCTAAGTGCGCTGTGTTAAAACGCAATTCGAATCCGGCACGTGTATTTTTAGCGGTACAATTTTTAAAGCTGATGTTTTCGCATGTACCATAGGTCCTAAAACCGTCTTCGCAAAGGGATTTCATATAGCCTGGCGTGACTACATATTCACCTTCACGATTTTGTGTCCAGGTTTTAAAATTTACATCGAATGCTGGCCCTGAAGTTTCAGCCAGAATCTCATCGGTTGAACGGACTTCGCCTTCGGCATAACAATCTTCAAAATAGACATTCTTAGGACGTTTTTGAATAAAAAAACAATGTCCAAAAGACCGGTTATAAACCTTACATCCATACAATTTCGTTTCATTTCCTGTCACCAAAAGGCCGCTGTGTTTACGATGTTTTATCGTGGTTTCTTTTTGTTTTCCTTTTCCAAATAAATCGCCATACCCATACGGATAAGACCCTTTAACATATAATGTAATGTCTTTTAGAACATTAGATTCTCCAGCCACTTGAAGCACTGTACCACCACGTGAAGTGCCTTGTCCTATACATCTAATCGTAAGTCCCACAACCGTGTTATGAGCACCTGTAATTAAAAATTCGTCTGTGTGAATAGGCGGATTTAATACGGTTCTAATTTCGGTATCCAATTCTATTTCTACGCCTTCTAAGTTGAACACATTATTGCTACCACTAAACGTAATGTATTGATAGTCTTGATTATCTTTACGTGTTTTAAGACTATCAAGAGTTAAATAATCGGTGAGTTTATATACTCCAGGCGCCATAGTAATGGTATTGCCACTTGCTGCTGCGTATTTGGCAAGCTCT is a window from the Pseudalgibacter alginicilyticus genome containing:
- a CDS encoding glycosyl hydrolase family 28 protein → MVNKLGKTILLCSIVFFLGFNSFAQKVKVYPAPKEIKLSESFEVTVEEQNVPVYNTKIPPSKPIPRLNPLRGGYGLASIASFDMNESVTVSIACSTPVKTVKVLPTSYGIKPIIEGTKITFQLKEPGHVTVEVNGEWHESLHILANPFEENIPNPDDPNVIYFGPGVHDVSQVTVSDNQTIYIAGGAYIRCGVPDQDGEIEIRGHLRKKPTFILEGKNVSIRGRGIIDQSAIPKKVRRYTILAHKAKDVTIEGVAIFDPSHWTIPIQSSDNVHVDNIKIIGWRGNADGVDITSSRDVLVENCFMRTFDDAVVIKSFGGYGEVNNVHTRKCVIWNELAHSLSIGAEVHENISNVLFEDCDVIHDVGRETALRVYHCDDAVISNVMFDNIRIEEARRLISCWIGKTRWTETEERGHIKNVTFKNITATSAPIDTTLTGFQDGPDWKPYTIIDHASMELVGYDDEHLVENIVFDNVVLDGKKVDVKQVITNEFVKNVKFN
- a CDS encoding family 43 glycosylhydrolase, translated to MKTKLLLLTALLSVAIGVSQNPIFTNVFTADPSPHVWPDDPNTLWVYTSHDEPGSNNHYGMTGYHAFSTTDLVNWTDHGRILHLENVEWAESHAWAMDATYYRGQYYLVYCMKEAGIGLFRTGIARSDVPQGPFTDLGYVKGVEFGQDPAIFIDDDGTPYLYWGHDRQCYAAELNEDLMSIKPETYVDLTKQLTHVFEGPWVHKRNGTYYLTYPGLTPRRWPEKMFYAVADKPLGPYTFKGVFIDDFEGQSGTNHGGVVNYKGKDIMFYHSAWLSGGLSETRSSMADYLEYDKAGNIIPIIPSKKGLGKAERTRVTMKLEAESGFAAGGNLYNVFVDTYLKDYSGKGYVTNFDNPYDHVSMLAQVAKPSKFRFKVRYASPEGESNHNILINSHLYREFKFPQSKTFTEIDFGIVELKEGDNLVRIFKSDWKPSKGELAIDYIKLEQVFENE